A segment of the Agromyces sp. H17E-10 genome:
GCTGCTCACCCGTGGGCGCGACCGGCAGCGTCGCCAGTACTTCGCGACGACGGGCTGGCCGGGCTACCCGGTCGTCAACCCCACGATGACCGGCTCGAAGCCCGCAGGCCCCCTCGCCGCGGCGTGGGCGATCATCGAGGCGCTCGGCACGGAGGGGTTCCGGGATCTCACCGCACAGGCGGCCCGCGCCACCGCGGAGCTGCGCTCGGCGATCGACGGCATCGAGGGCCTGCGCGTGGTGGGGGAGCCGACGGGACCGCTGCTCGCGGTGGCCGCCGACGAGGAGGCTCCGGTCGCCTCGCGCGTCGACCCGCACCACTGGGCCGACGCCGCGCGCTCGGCGGGCTGGCAGCTGCAGCTGCAGCCGGGGCTCGTGCAGTCCGACGGCTCGCGCCTGCCGCACACGACCCACCTCACCGTCACTCCGGTCACCGAGCAGGTGCTGCCGGGGCTCATCGGTGCACTCGTGGCTGCGGCCGACGAGGTCCGCGGCATCCCGCAGATCGACGGGCGAGCCGCGCTCGCCGGCCTCGTCGCGGCACTGCCGGGCGAGTTCGGCGGTGCACTCGCGGCCGGCGACCCCGAGGAGCTCGCCGCGTTCGCCGCGTCGATCGACGCCGACTCGGCAGCGGGCGTGCTCGCCGCCGCGGGGCTCCTCGGCGGGGAGGGCGCACTGCCCGACCAACTCGCGCCCGTGCTGGCGCTCGTCGAGGCCCTGCCGGGGCCGCTCACCGAGCGACTCCTCGTCGAACTGCTCGCCCGTGTCGTGGAGCCGCCGGCCGCCGGTTGAACGCTCGGTGGTCGAGTAGCGACGAAAGAGCTACTCGACCGCCATCGGCCCTCAGCGCACCGAGACGTCGAGGCGGCGACCGGAGAGGTCGCGCGGCATCCCGGCCAGGCGGGCCGCGACCTGCTCGATCGCTCGGGCGGCGGGGTCGTCGGGTGCCGCGACCACGACGGGCACGCCGTCGTCGCCGCCCTGCCGCAGCGCCATGCTGAGCGGCACGCTCGCGAGGAGCGGAACGGGCTCGGGCTGGCCCGTCGAGAGCCGCTCGGCGACGAGTTCGCCGCCGCCCGACCCGAACAGGTCGAGCACCTGCCCGTCGGGCTGCACCAGCCCGGCCATGTTCTCGATGACGCCGACGATGCGCTGACCGGTCTGCCGTGCGACCACGCCCGAGCGTTCGGCCACGTCGGCCGCCGCGGCCTGCGGGGTCGTGACGACGACGACCTCGGCGTTGGGCAGCAACTGCCCGAGCGAGATGGCGATGTCGCCCGTGCCGGGCGGCAGGTCGACGAGCAGCACGTCGAGATCGCCGAAGTAGACGTCGGTGAGGAACTGCGAGAGCGTGCGGTGCAGCATCGGCCCGCGCCAGGCGACCGCCGTCGACGACGCGCGACCGCCCGGCCCCGAAGGCTCGATGAACATGCCGATCGAGATGACCTTCACGCCGTGCGCGACGGGCGGCAGGATCATCTCGTCGACCCGGGTCGGCCGGGCGGCGAGGCCCTCGTCGTCGACGAGCCCGAGCAGCCCCGGGATGGAGAACCCGTGCACGTCGGCGTCGACGAGCCCGACCGAGAGGCCGCGTGCCGCGAGCGCGACCGCGAGGTTGGCCGTGACCGTCGACTTGCCGACACCGCCCTTGCCGCTCGTGACCGCGATCACCTTCGTGAGCGTGCCCGGGCCGAAGGGGTTGCCGCGTGCGGCCCGGCCACCGCGGAGGCGCTCAGTGAGGGCGGCCCGCTGCGCGGGGGTCATGACCGAGAGCTCGACGGATGCGTTGCCGGGGCCGACGACGGACTCGGCGGCCTGCCGCACGTCGCGCTCGATGCGGTCGGAGGCGGGGCATCCCACGATCGTCAGCCGGATGCCGACCTCGACCCGGCCGCTGGCGACCTCGACGACGCGATCGACCATGTCGAGATCGGTGACGGGCTTGCGGATCTCGGGGTCGATGACCGACTCGAGCGCGCGCCGGACGGCGCGCTCGATCGTCGTGACGGCGGGGGCGGCATCCTCGCCGGAAGCGCCGCCGGGCGCGTCGGGAGCGTCAGCCGGCACGCTCGGCCTCCTCGTCGTCGCGCCGGTCGAGCTCCTCGAGCATCGCGCGCAGCTCGGCGCGGATGAACTCCTTCGAGGCCAGGTCCTTCACGGCGAGACGCAGCGCCACGACCTCACGGGCGAGGTACTCGGTGTCGGCGAGGTTGCGCTCGGCGCGCTGCCGGTCCTGCTCGATCTGCACGCGGTCGCGGTCGTCCTGCCGGTTCTGCGCGAGCAGGATGAGCGGGGCCGCGTACGACGCCTGCAGCGAGAGCACGAGCGTGAGGGCGGTGAAGCCGAACGCGAACGAGTCGAAGCGCCACGCCTCGGGGCCGAACGTGTTCCAGGCCATCCAGCCGAGGGCGAACACCGACAGCCCGACGAGGAAGCCGGGCGTGCCCATGGCACGCGCGACCCACTCGGTGAAGCGGCCGAACCGGTCGCTGTCGCCCGAGCCGCGGAACGGGGCGTTGCGGCGGATGCCCTTCGGTGTGTCGAATCGACGGTCTTCCGACTCAGCGCGTGCCATCTGCGCCCCTCCTTCCGTACGGGATGGGGATGCTCCCCGTGGTCAGCTGGGCCCGCGCCGTGCTGCGTTTGGCCAGCTCCTGTTCATCGGGGTGACTTCGCCAGTCATCGGGCAGCAGGTAGTCGAGCACGTCGTCAATCGTCACCACCCCGACGAGTCGATGCTTCTCGTCGACCACCGGCACCGAGACGAGGTCGTAGCTCGCGAGGATGCGGCTGACCTCGGCGGCGGAGGTGTCGGCGGTCACGGGCTCGAGGCCCTGGTCGATGAGGGTGCCGAGCCGCTCGTGCGGCGGGTAGCGCAGCATGCGCTGGAAGTGCACGATGCCGAGGAACCGGCCGGTCGGCGGCTCGTACGGCGGCAGCGTCACGCACACGGCCGCGCCGAGCGCGGGCGGCAGGTCGTGCCGGCGGATGAGCGCGAGCCCCTCGGCGACGGTCGCGTCGGCCGACACGATGATCGGCTCGGTCGTCATGAGTCCGCCCGCGGTGTCGGGGCCGTACGACAGCAGGAACCGCACGTCCTCGGCCTCTTCGGGCTCCATGAGCTCGAGCAGGTGCTCGCCGCGCTCCTCGGGCAGCTGCGCGATGAGGTCGGCCGCATCGTCGGGCTGCATGTGGTCGAGCACGTCGGCGGCGCGATCGTCGCCGAGGCCCGCGAGGATGTCGACCTGGTCGGCCTCGGGCATCTCTTCCAGCACGTCGGCGAGGCGGTCGTCGGGGAGTTCCTCGGCCACCTCCTGGCGGCGCTGCGCGGGCAGGTCGAGCAGCGTGTTGGCGAGGTCGGCGGGCTTCAGCTCGGAGTAGGTGGCGATGAGCTGCTCGGCCGACTGCGCCTCTCCGACGGCGGCGTGCTCGCGCACCTCGCGCCACGTGACGTACGCCGACTGGCCCTTCGAGAACGGCGACGCGCCCTTGGGTCGGCGCACGAAGAGCTGGTCGACCTCCCACTCGCCGGGCTCCTGCTCCTCGATCGCGACGTCTTCGATCGTCGCGGTGCCCGAGCCGTCGTTGAAGCGCACCTTGCGACCGAGCATCTCGGCGATCACGCGCACCTCGCCGCCGCGCTGCTCGAAGCGGCGCAGGTTGATGAGCCCCGTCGTGATGATCTGGCCCCCGCCGATCGAGGTGACGCGTCCGATCGAGACGAACACGCGACGCTTGCCGGGGATCTCGACGATGAGCCCGACCACGCGCGGGGGGTCGCTCTTGCGGTACACGACGAGGACGTCGCGCACCTTGCCCACTCGATCGCCATTGGGGTCGAAGACGGCGCACCCGGCGAGTCGGGCGACGAAGACTCTCGTGGCGCTCACGCTACAAACTTAGCCCCCGGATGCCTCGGGGCGGGCGCCATCCGGACGCGTGACGCCGCATCGTGGGATGATGGCCGGGTGACGAACCAGAGCCCGTTCGGCGGCCGTGCCGGCCGCGAACTCCCGACCATGCCGAAGGGCGAGACGGTCGCGAGCTTCGAGACCTACGCCGAGGCGCAGGCCGCCGTCGACCGGCTGTCGAAGGCCGAGTTCCCCGTGAAGGAGCTCGCGATCATCGGCACCGACCTGGCCACCGTCGAGCGCATCACCGGCAAGCTCACCTGGAGTCGTGCCGCGGGCGCCGGGGCGATCTCGGGCGCGTGGTTCGGACTCTTCCTCGGGCTGCTGTTCTTCATCTTCGCGCCGAGCGGGGCGTCGTTCGGCATCCTCGGCGCGGCCGTGCTCATCGGCGCCGGCTTCGGCATGATCTTCAGCGTCGTCTCGTACTCGGTGAACCGTCGCCGCCGCGACTTCACCTCGAACATCCAGGTGCTCGCGACCCACTACGCGATCATCATCACCGACCCCTCGCACGTCGCGCGGGCGCGCAACCTGCTCGGCACCGCGGGGGAGGCGGCGCCTGCGGCGCCTGCGCCGCCGGCCGCACATTCGACGCCGGCACCGCCCGCGCCGCCGTCGCCGCCTTCGGTGCCGGTGCCGCCGGTCGCCGCTGCGGTCGACGACCGATCTGCGACCGACGCCGGCGACGAGGCATCCGATTCAGCGGCTGCGCAGGGCGACGAACCGCGCGCGCTCACCTACGGCGAGGCGCAGGATGCCGCGCGCCGGGCCGCACGGGAGGCCGAGGCCGCCCGCCGTCGTGGCTCGGAGGGCGACGGCGCCTGAGCCGATTCGGGTCTGAGCCGATTCGGGCCTACCAGGTGGTCGGCTTCTCGGGCGCGTACAGCCAGGTCTGGAAGAAGGCGTCGAGCTGCGTGCCCGACACCTCCTCGGCGAGGGCGGTGAAGTCGGCGGTGGTCGCCGTGCCGCCGCCGAAGCGCTCCACCCACTCCTTCGCGAGCTCGAAGAAGGCGTCGTCGCCGATCTTCACGCGCAGGGCGTGCAGGGTGGCGGCGCCGCGGTCGTAGACGGCGCCCGCGAAGAGCCCGTGCGGCTGCGGGTCGGCGACCACGAGGCTCCAGAACTCGTCATCGGCGGGCGTCGACATCACCTCATCGAAGTTCGTTTGCGCGGTGGCCCGGCCCTGCTCCTCGCTCCACATCCACGAGGCGTAGCTCGCCCAGCCTTCGTTGAGCCAGATGTCGGCCCAGCGCCCGGGGCTGACCTGATCGCCCATCCATTGGTGGGCGAGCTCGTGCGCCGCCGTCCCCTCGCTCGCCCGTCGCGAGAAGAACGAACGCGTCTGCGTCTCGAGCGCGTAGCCGACCGAGTCGTCGTCGACGATCGCGCCGTAGGCGACGAACGGGTAGGGCCCGAAGCGGTCCTCGAAGAACGCGATCATCTCCGGAGCGAGGGCGAGCGACGCCGATGCGGATGCGGGCAGTGCCGGGTCGACGGCGTCGATGATCTCGAGCCCGTCGGGCGTCGTGTAACGGTTGAGGGTGTAGTCGCCGACACTCGCGGTCGCGAGGTACGCCGCCATCTGGTCGGGCGCATGCCAGGTCCACGTCGTGCGTCCATCGTTCGTCGACTGGTCGGCCAGCGTGCCGTTGGCGACCGCGACGAGCCCGTCGGGGACGGTGATCTCGAAGTCGTAGCTCGCCTTGTCGCTCGGGTGATCGCTCACGGGGAACCAGGTGGCCGCTCCGTCGGGCTCGGAGACGACCATCGCGCCGTCGCGCGTCGTCACCCAGCCGTAGAGTTCGTCGTCGATGTCTCGGGGTTGCGTCGTGGTGCCGCCGTACTCGACGACGACCTGTGAGCCCTGCCCGGCCTTCAGCTTCGGTCGTGGGGTGATGACGAGCTCGTTCTCGGTCTGCGTGAACGCCATCGGCTTGCCGCCGACCGTGACGCGATGCACGGTGAGCCCCCGCAGGTCGAGGTTGAAGCGATCGAGGTCCTGCGTGGCGCGCAGGTCGATCGTCGCGACGCCGTCGAGCTGCCCTTCGAGTGGAGCGGGTTCGGGTGCGGGCGGCGTGTAGTCGAGGTCGAGGTCGATGTGCTGCAGGTCGATGCCGCCGTTGCCGGCGAGCGGGAAGTACGGGTCGCCGGCCCCATCGGCGCCGGCGCTGTACCGTGGCTGGCCGGGCTTGCCGGGCGCCGCCGTGGCGACCGCGGGAGCGGCGACGACCGCGAGCGCGAGGCCGGCGGCACTGAGGGCGGCGAGCATGGTGCGACGGTGCGACATGGGGTCCTCCAGCACGTGGGTGCGATCGGCTTCGTGCCGACCCTAGCGCGGCCCCGAAGCGACCCGCCAGACCCGGCGGGCTCCCAGACTCGCGATATATCGTGTCGCACATGGCCACCGGACGAGACGCCCAGCGGACCGCGCTCGAAGCCGAACTCGCTCACGAGATCGCCGAGGCGGAGCATCCCGACCGCCCGGTCAGGCGGGTGCTCCGGCGGCTGCGGCAGGCGATCGGTCGCCGCCCCGGCCTGCTGCGCGCCTACCGGGTGCTCGTCGGGGTGCTCGGCGGAACCATCGCCGTCGGCGGTCTGCTGCTCGTGCCGCTGCCCGGTCCGGGCTGGCTCGTCGTGTTCCTCGGGCTCGCGATCCTCGGCACCGAGTTCGCCTGGGCGAAGCGCCTCGCGGCGTTCACCAAGCGGCAGCTCGCCCGGTTCTGGGACTGGTGGCGCGCGCGGCGTGCGGCTCGTACCACCGCCTGAGTCCGCGCCCGCGACGGGTCAGCGCCCGGCGCCGCGCACCCACGCCTCGACGTCGTCGGCCGTGCGCGGGATGCGCACCGACAGGTTCTCGGCGCCGTCGGCGGTGACGAGGATGTCGTCCTCGATTCGCACGCCGATGCCGCGGAACTCCTCGGGCACGGTGAGGTCGTCGGGCTGGAAGTAGAGGCCCGGCTCGATCGTGAAGATCATGCCCGCCTCGACGACGCCGTCCATGTAGAGCCCGCGTCGGGCCTGCGCGCAGTCGTGCACGTCGAGACCCAGGTGGTGGCTCGTGCCGTGCACCATGTAGCGGCGGTGGAACTGGTTGTCGGGCTCGAGCGACTCCTCGGCCGACACCGGCAGGAAGCCCCACTCGGCGGTCTTGCGGGCGATCACCTGCATCGCGGCCGCGTGCACCTCGCGGAAGACGATGCCGGGTCGCACGATGGCGAACGCCGCGTCGGCCGCTTCGAGCACGGCCTCGTAGACCTGGCGCTGCACGGGGGAGAAGGTGCCGTTCACGGGGAAGGTGCGCGTGATGTCGGCCGTGTAGTACGTGTCGAGCTCGACGCCCGCGTCGAGCAGCACCAGGTCGCCCGGCACGACGGCGCCGTCGTTGCGGGTCCAGTGCAGGATCGTCGCGTGCGGGCCGGCGGCGGCGATCGAACCGTAGCCGACGTCGTTGCCCTCGAGGCGGGCGCGGGTCGCGAAGACTCCCTCGATCACGCGCTCGCCCCGCACCTCGGAGGTGATGCGGGGAAGTTCGGCGAGCACTTCGCCGAACCCGCGTTCGGTCGCGTCGATCGCTGCGCGCATCTCGGCGATCTCGAAGTCATCCTTCACGAGGCGGAGCTCGCTGACGGCACGAGCGAGTTCGCCGTCGGGCTCGTGCTCGTCGCCGATCTCGAGCGAGAACGCGGCGTCCTGCGCGTTCTCGCTGAGCACGCGCTCGGCCGCGTAGCGGATGCGGGCGTGGTCGACGCGCTCGGTGAGGGACGCGTCGGCCTCGCGCACGACGAGCGTCGCCGTGTCGACCGCGTCGATGACGGCGTCGAACTCGCGGATGTCGCGGGTCGCGACCGCCAGGTCGGCGGCGACGTGCGCGAGCGAGGGACGCGGGCCGATCCAGAACTCGCCGATCGCGGCGTTCGCGTAGAACTCCTCGGAGTCGCGGCCCGCGCGCTCGCGGAAGTAGACGGTCGCGTCGTGACCCGTGTCGCCGGTCGGCTCGAGCACGAGCACGGCGCCGGGCTCGGAGTCGGAGCCCCAGCCGGTGAGGTGCGCGAACGCGGAGTGGGCGCGGAAGGGATACTCGGTGTCGTTGGCGCGCTGCTTCATGTCACCCGCGGGGATGATGAGCCGCTGGCCGGGGAACTCGGCCGAGACCCGAGCTCGCCGTGCCGCGGCGTAGGCGGCCTGCGGGCGAGCGGCGGGCAGCGTCTCGTCGCGATCGGCCCAGCCGCTCGAGATGAAGGACTTGAAACCCTCAGAGCCCGGCGTCGTCGACCGGTTCGCGTTGCGCCCGGCCTCGTCGCCGGAGGGGTTCGCCGCGGCCGCGGTCTCGGTGGTGGAGGTGTCGCTCGAGTTCGCCATGGCTCCATTCTCGCACCGGCGCGCCGATGGGTTTCGAGACGCGTGCTCCTGCGTCGCGCGCTCCTCAACCCGCCGAGGCGCGGCGCAGGGTCGCGACGATCGGGCGATGGTCGCTGCCCGCGTCGTCGAGCGACTCGACGACACGGAAGCCCTCGACCGTCCACCCCGGGGTCGCGAGCACGTGGTCGATCGGGCTGCCGAGCAGCGGCGGCAGGTCGGTGGGCCACGTGCCGACGGCGGCCGAGCGCGCCTGCACCGCGGCATCCCGGCAGAGCCCGAGATCGCCGCCGTCGACGCCGCGCCAGGCGAAGTGGTCGACCGTCGCGTTGAAGTCGCCGGCCATGATCGTGTTCTCGCGCGAGCACTGCTCGGCGAGCCAGTCGAGGTCGCTGCGCCAGTTGCGCAGCTCCCACCGGATCGGGGCGACCGCATGCACCGCGACGATGCGCGGTCCGTCGCCCGACGTCGGGTCGGCGACGACGCTCGGCAGCGTGTTCGTGTTGCCCGGCGGGCCGGGGTAGTCGGCCGAGACGACCTCGTAGTCGCCGAGGTCGGGGCTGATGAGCAGCGTCGTCGATCGCGCTTTCGCGATGTCGTCGTACGCCTGCGTGTGCACCCACATGGGCGACCCGCCCTCGCGCATCGCGACGGCCACGTCCTCGCCGAGGGAGTCCGTCGTCTCGGGCAGCACGACGACGTCGGCCCCCTCGTCGAGCGCGAGCCCGGCGATGGTGGCCGCGTCGGGCACTTCGCCGAGCGTGTTCCACGAGACCACCGTGACCGTGTCGGGCGTCGCCTCGGCCGCGGCATCCGGTGCCGTCGTCTCTGCGCCCCGCACCGCGAGCACCGCGACGTTGCCCGCGGCGAAGAGGGCGAGCACGGTCGCCATGGCGAGCGCGAAGCGGCGCGGCCGACGCGGGATGGCGAGCAGGCAGAACAGCACCGCCGCGACCGTCCCGCCGATGGCCGCGACGCCGCGGAGCGCGACGACGTGGGCGGCGATCCACTGGTTCTGCAGGCCGAACGCCTGCGGCCAGACGAGCATGGCGGCGATGGCGGCCGTGCCGATGACCACGACCCATCCGAGGATGCGGGGGAGCATTCCACCAACCCTACGGGTCCGCCGCCACCCGCTTCTGGGAGGCCACCGTGAGCGCCCCCCTCGATACGATGGGGGGATGTCGCGAGCCCCCGTCGCGATCGGCGAGGCCGATCTGCACACCCATTCGGTGGTGTCCGACGGCACCGAGTCGCCCGCGGAGCTCATGCGGCAGGCCGCCGCGATCGGACTCCCGGCCGTCGCGCTCACCGACCACGACTCCACGAGCGGGTGGGCCGAGGCCGCCGCGGCCGTGCCCGAGACGGGCGTCGCGCTCATCCCGGGCATGGAGTTCTCGACGCGCGAGGGATTCACGAGCGTGCACGTGCTCGGCTATCTCGTCGACCCGCTCGACGAGGCCCTCCTGGCCGAGACGGCCCGTATCCGCGAGTCG
Coding sequences within it:
- a CDS encoding aminopeptidase P family protein encodes the protein MANSSDTSTTETAAAANPSGDEAGRNANRSTTPGSEGFKSFISSGWADRDETLPAARPQAAYAAARRARVSAEFPGQRLIIPAGDMKQRANDTEYPFRAHSAFAHLTGWGSDSEPGAVLVLEPTGDTGHDATVYFRERAGRDSEEFYANAAIGEFWIGPRPSLAHVAADLAVATRDIREFDAVIDAVDTATLVVREADASLTERVDHARIRYAAERVLSENAQDAAFSLEIGDEHEPDGELARAVSELRLVKDDFEIAEMRAAIDATERGFGEVLAELPRITSEVRGERVIEGVFATRARLEGNDVGYGSIAAAGPHATILHWTRNDGAVVPGDLVLLDAGVELDTYYTADITRTFPVNGTFSPVQRQVYEAVLEAADAAFAIVRPGIVFREVHAAAMQVIARKTAEWGFLPVSAEESLEPDNQFHRRYMVHGTSHHLGLDVHDCAQARRGLYMDGVVEAGMIFTIEPGLYFQPDDLTVPEEFRGIGVRIEDDILVTADGAENLSVRIPRTADDVEAWVRGAGR
- a CDS encoding M1 family metallopeptidase; the protein is MSHRRTMLAALSAAGLALAVVAAPAVATAAPGKPGQPRYSAGADGAGDPYFPLAGNGGIDLQHIDLDLDYTPPAPEPAPLEGQLDGVATIDLRATQDLDRFNLDLRGLTVHRVTVGGKPMAFTQTENELVITPRPKLKAGQGSQVVVEYGGTTTQPRDIDDELYGWVTTRDGAMVVSEPDGAATWFPVSDHPSDKASYDFEITVPDGLVAVANGTLADQSTNDGRTTWTWHAPDQMAAYLATASVGDYTLNRYTTPDGLEIIDAVDPALPASASASLALAPEMIAFFEDRFGPYPFVAYGAIVDDDSVGYALETQTRSFFSRRASEGTAAHELAHQWMGDQVSPGRWADIWLNEGWASYASWMWSEEQGRATAQTNFDEVMSTPADDEFWSLVVADPQPHGLFAGAVYDRGAATLHALRVKIGDDAFFELAKEWVERFGGGTATTADFTALAEEVSGTQLDAFFQTWLYAPEKPTTW
- a CDS encoding magnesium transporter MgtE N-terminal domain-containing protein; its protein translation is MSATRVFVARLAGCAVFDPNGDRVGKVRDVLVVYRKSDPPRVVGLIVEIPGKRRVFVSIGRVTSIGGGQIITTGLINLRRFEQRGGEVRVIAEMLGRKVRFNDGSGTATIEDVAIEEQEPGEWEVDQLFVRRPKGASPFSKGQSAYVTWREVREHAAVGEAQSAEQLIATYSELKPADLANTLLDLPAQRRQEVAEELPDDRLADVLEEMPEADQVDILAGLGDDRAADVLDHMQPDDAADLIAQLPEERGEHLLELMEPEEAEDVRFLLSYGPDTAGGLMTTEPIIVSADATVAEGLALIRRHDLPPALGAAVCVTLPPYEPPTGRFLGIVHFQRMLRYPPHERLGTLIDQGLEPVTADTSAAEVSRILASYDLVSVPVVDEKHRLVGVVTIDDVLDYLLPDDWRSHPDEQELAKRSTARAQLTTGSIPIPYGRRGADGTR
- a CDS encoding DUF1003 domain-containing protein; the encoded protein is MARAESEDRRFDTPKGIRRNAPFRGSGDSDRFGRFTEWVARAMGTPGFLVGLSVFALGWMAWNTFGPEAWRFDSFAFGFTALTLVLSLQASYAAPLILLAQNRQDDRDRVQIEQDRQRAERNLADTEYLAREVVALRLAVKDLASKEFIRAELRAMLEELDRRDDEEAERAG
- a CDS encoding Mrp/NBP35 family ATP-binding protein; translated protein: MERAVRRALESVIDPEIRKPVTDLDMVDRVVEVASGRVEVGIRLTIVGCPASDRIERDVRQAAESVVGPGNASVELSVMTPAQRAALTERLRGGRAARGNPFGPGTLTKVIAVTSGKGGVGKSTVTANLAVALAARGLSVGLVDADVHGFSIPGLLGLVDDEGLAARPTRVDEMILPPVAHGVKVISIGMFIEPSGPGGRASSTAVAWRGPMLHRTLSQFLTDVYFGDLDVLLVDLPPGTGDIAISLGQLLPNAEVVVVTTPQAAAADVAERSGVVARQTGQRIVGVIENMAGLVQPDGQVLDLFGSGGGELVAERLSTGQPEPVPLLASVPLSMALRQGGDDGVPVVVAAPDDPAARAIEQVAARLAGMPRDLSGRRLDVSVR
- a CDS encoding TIGR02611 family protein, producing MATGRDAQRTALEAELAHEIAEAEHPDRPVRRVLRRLRQAIGRRPGLLRAYRVLVGVLGGTIAVGGLLLVPLPGPGWLVVFLGLAILGTEFAWAKRLAAFTKRQLARFWDWWRARRAARTTA
- a CDS encoding endonuclease/exonuclease/phosphatase family protein produces the protein MLPRILGWVVVIGTAAIAAMLVWPQAFGLQNQWIAAHVVALRGVAAIGGTVAAVLFCLLAIPRRPRRFALAMATVLALFAAGNVAVLAVRGAETTAPDAAAEATPDTVTVVSWNTLGEVPDAATIAGLALDEGADVVVLPETTDSLGEDVAVAMREGGSPMWVHTQAYDDIAKARSTTLLISPDLGDYEVVSADYPGPPGNTNTLPSVVADPTSGDGPRIVAVHAVAPIRWELRNWRSDLDWLAEQCSRENTIMAGDFNATVDHFAWRGVDGGDLGLCRDAAVQARSAAVGTWPTDLPPLLGSPIDHVLATPGWTVEGFRVVESLDDAGSDHRPIVATLRRASAG
- a CDS encoding general stress protein: MTNQSPFGGRAGRELPTMPKGETVASFETYAEAQAAVDRLSKAEFPVKELAIIGTDLATVERITGKLTWSRAAGAGAISGAWFGLFLGLLFFIFAPSGASFGILGAAVLIGAGFGMIFSVVSYSVNRRRRDFTSNIQVLATHYAIIITDPSHVARARNLLGTAGEAAPAAPAPPAAHSTPAPPAPPSPPSVPVPPVAAAVDDRSATDAGDEASDSAAAQGDEPRALTYGEAQDAARRAAREAEAARRRGSEGDGA